GACCCCGACGCACCCTCCACCGCCACCGTCCACGACGTCGCCGTCCTCCCCGAGTTCTGGCGCGAGGGCGTCGGCGCGGCCCTCCTCAAAGCCGCCGAACACGCCCTCCGCGCCGCCGGCGTCACCGCCCTCACCGCCGCCCCGCTCGACGGCAACGAAGTCGGCAGCGCCTTCTTCCGCGGCCGCGGCTTCGACCCCGACGGCGACACCACCGGCTTCGGCGACGCCCCCGCCACGGAACACACGAAGGCCTTCACCGGCCCGCTCGAACCCGAACACGACCACCCCTCTCGCTCCTCCGAATCACTCTAAGCAGCACTCTTCACCCGCTAACCGCTCACGGTCCGAGAGAATACCCCGTCGCAGTGACACACGGCACCCGACGGTGCCCCATCAGTACGTGACTTCTCTCCCCGTTCACGAGAGTAACGCCCTCGCGAGCCGGAGGGGTTCAGCACTCGATCTCCTCTACGTTCACGAGAACGGTTCGCGTTCCGGTTGGCAGACGAGATCGAGTCAGTACTCGATCTCTTCGACGTTCACGAGAACGGAGTTCTCGTGAGCAGACGAGATTCAGTACTGAATCTCGTCGACGTCTTCGTCGACGACGATGCCGCGGTTGTTGACCTGGTTGGGGTCGAGGCCGACCTCCTGGAGGAAGTTCTTGTACTCGCGTTCGCAGGTCTCGCCGGCTTTCTGGCGTTCGCTGGCGTGGTCGCAGAGCTGGACGAGGTCCTCGGGGACGTCGTTCGTGTCGACGATCCAGTGGTTCACGAGGTCGCTCATCCGTCGGATTGGGCTCGTGAAGTGCCCGTAGATTTCGAAGTTGAGGGCGTGGTGGCCGCCGAAGGGGTCGTTCATGTACTTCGCGCGCGGCATGACCTTCATCACCGCCCACTGAATCTTCCCGAGTTGGCGCTCGGGAGCCTGCTCTAAGGTCGCGTTCACGGCCTTCCGCGGGTCGTCCCACGTCGACCCGGGGATTGAGACGCCGTCGAGCTCCTGGATCTCGCGGAGCGCCTCGCCCCACTCGTCGGGCGTGGGCTGCGGGTGGACGCGGTAGACGGCCTCGACGCCGCGGTTCCACATCAGCTCGTGCGTCACGGCCTTGTTCGCTTTCAGCATGCACTCCTCGATGATGGTGTGCGCGCGGTCGCGCCGCGGATTCAGCACGAGCGAGCCGTCCTCCTTGCGCTGTTCGTGCATGCGGTCGGCGATGTCGAAGACGAGCCTGCTCTCCTCGTGGAGCGCCGCGTCCTCGTCGTCGAGGCGCTCTTCCGCCTGCGTGTAGGTGAGGCGTTCGTCCGACTGGATGACGGACTTGTAGATCTCGATGTTCTCGAAGGAGAGATGCTCTTTATCGAGGTGCATCTCGACCGTGTGCGCGAGGCGGTCCTCGTTCGGGACGAGCGAGCACACGGACTCCGCGAGCGTCGGCGGTAGCATGTGAATCGTGTACCCCGAGAGGTAGACGGTGTTCCCGCGGTCGATGGCCTCCTCCCACATCGCCGATCCCGGGTGGACGTAGTGAGAGACGTCCGCGATGTGCACCCAGAGGACGTACTCGTCGTCGCGCTCCTCGACGCTCAACGCGTCGTCGAAGTCCTGGGCGTCCACCGGGTCCGTCGTCCACGTCGTCATCTCCCGGAGGTCCTCGCGCTCCTCGACCTCCGACTGAATCTCTTCTTGGACGCCGTCCGTCCGCTCCTCGGCTTCCTCGAGGACTTCGGGCGGGAACCCGTCCGTAATCTCGAACTTCTCGAAGAGGTCCTCGCGCTTGTTCTCCAGCTGGCGGCCCAGCGTCTCGGAGATCCGCACCGGACCCTGGCCTTCGGCCGTCCCGGCCGCGGCCTGCTCTTCGCTCATACCCCGAATAAGACGAGGCCGTAGTTAGTCGTGTCGCCGCTATGTGTCGAATCGGTCGGACGTACGCGGGGGAGCGCCGACGACTCGCCCCCTTTCCACCCGGAGTGTTCGTCCGGTCGGCTGTTTCCGCCGCGTTCCAAGTGTTCCGAAAACGGGCACACGAGAGAGAGTTCGACTCTGCCGCTCAGTCGTACTGTGGAGTCCGGCCGGAGCGACTCTCCGTCTCGACGAACGGGAGTTTCTCGATTGCGCCCGTCTCGCCGTCGCGGGTGACGTACGGGTCCTCGAAGGTGAAGGGGACGTAGGCGAAGGCGAGCGTGGCGTCGCGCATCGGGCTGTCTGCGACTCTCGTTATCTCGCCGTTCGTGTCGTCGAGCGGGCCGGGGGCGACGTCGCTGTCGCGTTCGAAGGAGACGCCGACGAGGCGTTCGCTCGGCCGGCCGCGGTTGTGGACGCGGGAGACGACTTCTTGGCCGACGAAGCAGCCCTTCTCGTAGTCCACGGCGGCGTCCTGGCCGGCGACGTTCGGAATCTTCCCTTCGAGCTCGGTGTCGAAGAGGGGGGTGCCGGCCTCCAGGGTGAGCGCTTCGTAGACGGTCCGGCCGAACGGCGTCGCGTTGAGGCCGTTCGTCACGAGCGTCGAGAAGACGGGTTCGGCGTCGGCGGCGGCGCAGAAGACCTCGTAGCCTTCGTCGCCGGTCGGGTCGTCGAGGCGCGCGACGTTCACGCCGATGTCGGCCGTGCGTCCGCGGACGAACGTGAAGGCGTCTTCGGGCGCGGTCGCGCCGTGCAGGACGCTCGCGACTTTCTCCGTCGCCTTCGGCCCGTGCACGCCGAACGTCCCGAACTGCTCGGTCGCGGCCTCGACGGAGACGTCCTGGATGAAGACCTTCTCGCTCCACTCGCCGGCGAGGTCGCTCGCGCGGCCCGGCGGCGTGAACACGAGCAGGGAGTCGGCCGTCACCCAGACGGTGAGTTCGTACTCGATGCCGCCCTGGGGGTCGAGGAGGAAGCACCGACAGCCAGCGCCGTCCTCGGTCGGGACTTCGTTCGTGACGGCGTCGTTCACGAACTCGTGGCGGTCGTCGCCGGAGACGGTGACGACGCCGTACGGCGTCTCCGTGACGCCGACGACGTTCCGCACGGCGCGGTGTGCGCGGTTCGAGCGGCCGTACTCAGCGGGGTACTCGCGTCCGCCGACCGTCTCGAAGGACGCGCCGTAGTCCGCGTGCGTGTCGCGGATGAGTGTCATAGTCGAACGTCGGGCGGCCGCGTGGATAAACCGACCGCTCCCGGCCTACAGCCCGAGTTTCCGACGCAGCCACGCGATGACGGACTCCTCGCCGCCGTCAGGCGCGGTGACGTCCTCGGCGACGACGCGGTCGGCCGGCCGAATCAGGGTCTCCTCGCCGTTCGACTCGGCGGTGATGAGGCCGTCTGACTTCAGCGCGCTCAGCGACTCTTCGAGGTCGTCGATGTCGGCGTCGACGCGCGACCGGAGTTCGAACACCGTCATCCCCTCCTCGCGTCGGTCGACGAGCGCGTCGAGCACCGCGACCTCGGTCGTGTCACGGTCCCGGTACTGGCGCTTCGCCTGCATACACGGTGGTAGCCGCCCGAGCGCCTTTACCGTATCCCCCGAGTGCGCCAGCCACGTCGCGTCTGCCGAATCACGGGCCGCTGAGTTGGTCGGTAGTCTTTTCCCGCCGGATAGGGTAGACACGCCGTAATGGGTCTCACATGCTCTCTCCTCGGTCACGACTACGGCGAGCCGGAGGTCGTCCGGAACCGCGAGGAGCAAGGCAACGAGGTGGTGGAGACGGTCCGCGAGGTGAAGACGTGTACGCGCTGCGGGAACGAACAGATAGTCAGCGAGAACACGGAAGTCCGCTCCATCCGCCAGCCGGAAGAGGTCGGCATCGACGAAGACACGACGCGGCCCGGCGACGCCACCAGCGACGCGGGCGACGACGACGCTGCGGCTGACACCGCGCAGTCCACGTCGGCCGACGAAGCGGCCGAGGCGGAGCCGAGCATCGAGGACCAGCGTATCGAGGCGGAGACGGACTGGCCCGACCCGGACGACGACGGCGGCGGGAGCGGGCGTTCGGCGTCGTCCGGCGGGACGCCGGAACCGTCGACGTCGGCGTCCGAGGGCTCGGCGGGCGGGGAGTTCGAACCGGCGCAGTCCGCAGAAGAGGACGACGGCATCATCCTCGAAGACACTGGCGAGGAGGAAGCCGGGAAGGAGCAGTGGTCGGAGCCCGCGGGCGCAGACGGCGAGAACGTCGGTGAACTCACCGGGGAGGAACCCACGCCCGACGGCGAGGACGTCGAAGTCATGACCGACACGACCACGACGACGGAGTCGACCCCGACCGACTCGACGCGGTCGCAGGAAACCGGTGGTTCGGCGTCGGCGTCGACGTCCGGGTCGCGTTCGACGAGCGGAACGGCCGCCTCATCGACGTCTTCGGGCGGTGACGGCGGCTGGCCGGAGGCCGCGGGCGTCGACGAGGGCTACGACGCCACGAACCCCGCGGACGACACCGACGACGGCGAGTCGGGCGTCTCCTTCGGCGGGAGTCTCACGCCGTCGCGCACGGAGGAGACCGCGTCCGCCGCAGCCGCCGACGAGGACGCGGAACTCCTCGGGTCCGACGAGAGCGACACGAGCGCGGCGCAGCCCGCGACAGCCGCCGAGCGCGTGGACGGCGACGCCGCGAACGCGGAGGGCGACGCCGCGAGCGCGGGGAGCCGAGCGGACCCCGGAGCGAAGCCCGAGGAGGTCCTCGTCTGCGGGGAGTGCGGGCACGAGGCCTCCCCCGAGCGGCTGTCGCTTCGCGCGGGCGACATCTGCCCGGACTGCCACCGCGGCTACCTCGAATCGCGGAACGTCCCTCGCTGACGAAGACGTTTTACCGTCTCCCCGACTCTCTACGCGCATGAAGGAGTACAAGATGCGACGCGGTGAGTACCTCGAAGAGCGAATCCCCGACCTCGAGGGGACCATCGAAGAGTACTTCGGCGAAATCACGGGCACGGAGGAGTACAAGGGCTCCGACCTCTACGTCGTCGGCGACCCCGACAACCCCGTGTTCAAGCGCATCGTCGCGGGCGCGGTCGCTTACTCCGGGAAGAAGGACAAACTCGCCGTCGAGTTCGAGGAGCGCGACGCCGCCGACGTCATCGCGGAGGGGAACGTCGACGCCGCCGAGGACGCCGTCTCCGCGAAGAACGAGTTCCTCCTCGAAGCCACCGGCCGCGACGCGAAATCCCGCCGCGAATCCCTCAAACGCCAGGTCGAGGACGACGAAACCCCGGACAACGTCTCGTAACTCTCGAACCCGCGGTCTCTTTCTGCTCGGTCGTCGCGGTCGATATCTCTGTGAACGCGGCGCGTTCCCTCCGAAAGCGAGAGCAGAAGCGGCAGTTCGGCTGGCGCGAGACGCCGCGCGAAGCGGGGGTTAGCGGTTGAGTTTCTCCCGGGAGATGGCCATGCCGGAGGGGACGATGATGAGCTGGTCGTCGCCCTTCTGGACGATGTCGCCGTCGACTTCGCGGGCGACCTGACGGAGTTCGTCCATGACGTGCTCGACGGTGTGGTCTTTCGTGCGGAGGCGGGTGATGTCGGCGATGACGATGTCGCCGTCGTAGACGGCGTCCTTGATGGCGATGACGTCTTCTTGCCCGCCGATTTCCGCGATGTAGACCGTGTTCCGGGCGTCGGCGGCGCTCTCGCTGCCGAGCATGTCGATGTCGAGTTCGACGTAGTCCTCGGTCGAGCGGCCGCGGCCGCCGAGGATCTTCTCCATGAATCCCATACGCGCTAGAACCCCGGCGGCGTCCATAGTTCTTACGTCGGGCGTGACGAGAAGAAACGCCGGCTGTGCCGGTTCGCGTGCGTTTTTACTCGCGGCCGGCGAGTCGGGGAGTATGACGTTCAGCATCTGCGTCCACGAGACCTACGAGGGCGACGACGGCGAGGAACACGACCGGTTCGGCGTCGCGGTGACGACGCGGCTCCCCGCGGTCGGGACGCTCTGCCCGTTCGTCTCGGAGAACGCGGCGGTGGCGACGCAGAGCCTCGTCAACGTCGACCTCGGCGAGCGAGGCGTCGAGTACATCGACGACGGCCTCGCCGTCGAGGACGCCCTCCAGTCCCTCCTGAACGCGGACGACGGGCAGTCCGACCGCCAGCTCCACGGCGTCGACGCCGACGGCTCCTTCGCGTTCTCCGGCGACGACTGCCGAGGCTGGTACGGGCACACGTCCGGCGACGGCTACACCGTCGCCGGGAACCTCCTCACCGGCGAGTCCGTCGTCACCGAGACGGCGGCGGCCTACGAAGCCGGTCGGGAGACGGACGCGCCGCTCATCGAGCGCCTCATCGACGCGCTCGGCGCGGGCCAAGGCGAGGGCGGGGATAAACGCGAAGACCTCCCCGTGCAGTCCGCCGCCGTCTGCGTCGCCACGACCGAGGACACGGACTCATACTACGACGACCTCCGCGTCGACGCCAGCGAATCCCCCATCAGCGACCTCCGGGAGACCTACCGGCTCGCGAAACAGGGCGAACGCGACGCCCTCGCGAAGTACGCCGACGAGACGGGGGACGGCGAGGTGGAGCACGGCAACGAGACAGAGGACGGCAACGAAACGAACGCCGACGAGAACGCGGCCGGCGCGGGCGACGGCGGCACGGATGCGGGCGGGAACGGGGAGTGAGTCGAAGAAGCGGGCGGAGTCGAAGAAGCGGGCGGAGTCGAAGAAGCGGGTGTGGGGATGAGGTCGCGGGCGTGAGCGGGGCGTGCGTTAGACGGTGAACTCGTAGAGTTCGTCGCCGACGCGGTGGAGGTTCTCGACGACTTTCCCCTCGCTCCCGGTCATGTCGTCGCCGCCGGTGAGGGCGCGGCCGATGGCGAGCGCCTTCCCGTGGGTCTCCTCGACGACGACGACGAGGTCGCCGGCTTCGATGCCGGCGTCGGCGTCGACGATGCCGGGGCGCATGATGTCCGCGCCGTCGCTGACGAACGAGATCGCCCCGGCGTCGACGGTCACCGTTCCCGCCTCGGGCGGGTACTCGTTCGCGCCCTGCACGGTGAGGAAGGGTTCGTCGTCGACGTACCACGCGAGCGGGTCGCCGTCGACGAGCACGACATCGAAGTCCTCGTCCGCGAACTCGACGAGTTCGTAGGCGTCGGCGTCGAGGCGGACGCCGAGGTGGGCGTCGATGGCGTCGTTGAGGTCGCTGACGTCGTCGCTCCGGAGGTGGTGGCGGGAAGACACCTTCATACTCGCCGTATCGCCGGTGTCGGGCATAAATCGGCCGGTCGGGGGCGAACCGCTAAGTACCGCCACCGCATAGGGTGTGGTATGCTGCGGCGTGGCGTGGATTCGGTGACCTGTATCGCATGTGGAACCAGCGTCGACGAAGCCGACGCGTACGAGTACCACAAGCACGGCGACCACACCGACGACCACAGCGGTGACCACGCGGACGACGCCCGACACGACCACGCCGGCGACCCGCCCGAGTACCTCTGCGCCGCGTGCTTCGACGACCTCTCCCCCGGCGACCGCGACGGCCTCGAACAGCTCCTCTGCGGCCTCCAGGCCGGCGACGTCACCACTCGCGAGTTCCTCACGCGATACGCCGACGCCGTCCAAGAATCGGAGACCTAGTTCCCTACTCGCTCAGCGTCCGAGGAACGCCTTCAGCTGGTCGACTGAGAGCGCGCTCGTCGGCTTGTCCATGTGGACGCGGATCTCGCCGCTCGTCGCCCACAGGCCCGCGCGCTTCACGGGGTCGGGGAGGTCGTAGGCCCGGCGGAGCCACTTCCCGAGTTCGATCTCTCTCCCTAACTCCGCGCGCCACGCGTCCTCGTAGCGCGCGAGCGTCCCCGGCGACGCCGGGTCGACTTCGCGCGCCGCGCAGTCGGCGGCCGTCATCCCGTAGAGGATGCCGCCGCCCGTGAACGGCTTCGTCATCCCGGCGGCGTCCCCGATGAGGAACCCGCGGCGGCTCGTCACGCGGTCCGCCGGGCCGATGGGGATGAGCCCCGAACACCGGTGCTCGATGCGCTCTGCGACGCCGTAGTCCGCGACGAGCGCGTCGAAGCGCTCCCCGACGTCGCCGCTCACGTCGGGCGCGGCCGCCAGCCCGTACTCCACGCCGGCGTCCCCGCGCGGGATACGCCACGCGAAGAACCCCGGTACCGTCAGGTGGACGTCGACGAAGTCGTCGTCGTCCGGCTCCGGGTCGAACGCCAGCACGCCGTGCAGGAACTCCTCCGGTTCGGGCAGGTCGAGTTCGCGGCGGACGCGCGAGCGCGGCCCGTCGCAGCCCGCGACCATCCGCGCCTCGGCCGTAAACACGCCGTCCGGCCCGCTCACGGTCAGCTCAACGCCCTCTGCGTGCTCTTCGACGCCCGTCACCGTGTGGTGCTCGCGGACGTCCGCGCCCGCGTCCCGCGCCGCGTCCGCCAACACCTTATCCAACTGCACGCGGTCCACGGCGTTCGACACCGGCTCCCCCACGCGGTAGAACGGATGCGGCGTCGACTCAGCGCCGCCGACGTGGAATCGCGCGCCCCGAATCTCGTTCTGGAAGAGGTCGTCGCGCGCCGCCTCGGGGACGTACTCCCAGACGTCGAGGCTGAGGTGGCCGGAGCACGCGAGCGGCGTCCCGAGCTCGCCCTGCTCGAACGCGACGACGTCGTATCCACGCTCGGCGGCGCGACGCGCGAACCGCGCGCCCGGCGGGCCGACGCCGACCACGGCGAAATCGTACATAGAGAGGAGAAGACCACGCGCGGGAAAAGACCCTTCGCCTACCGCCCCATCGGCGCGCCACCCGCGAGCGGCCCCGACGCGTGCGCTTTCGGCTCCATCCGCTCCGTCACGACCGGCATCCCGCCGACGTAGCTCGCCGACTCGGCCACCGACACGAGGAAACTCGCCGCGTTCTCCCGCGACACCGAGTCCCGGAAGCCGACGCGGCGGTAGCCGTGCTGGAAGACGCCGTCGCCCCGCCCGTCCGTCAGGCGCGCCGCGCGCACCACCGTCCAGTCGAGGTCGGCGTCGGCGACCCGGCCCGCGAACGCCCGCTCCGTCCGCACGCTCGTCCCGCGAACCCCACGGAGGGCGTCGTAGAGCCGGAGCGGGAGCGTCCGGTCGCCCGGTCGGTCGCGCGCCCCCGCGCCCGACAGCGCGACGAACCGCCGCACGCCGGCGCGCTCCATCGCGTCCGTCACCCGCACCGCCGCCACCCCGAGGTCGTCCGCCGACCGCCGCTCCCGCTCGACGAACACCACCGCGTCCGCGCCGTCGAGGGCGTCCGCGATTCCCGCTCCTCGATATGGGTCGCCGACGACCGCCCGCGACGCACCGAGCCCGCGCGCCTCGTGCGCCGCGTCCGCGCTCGGCACGACCGCCGTGACCGTGTGCCCAGCGCTCACTGCGTCCGACACCACCGCTTCTCCGAGCCGTCCGACGGCACCGAACACTGCGATACGCATACCGACTCACAGGCCGCCCGCGGAGAAAAAGCGTGCTGTCCGTAGCCCTAGTAGCCGAGCGTCTCTTCGACGAGGACGACCGTCGTTCGGCCTTCCGTGCGCTCGCGGTGGTAGACGAGTTCCTTCGAGATCGCGCTCGGCGCGCCGTACGCGTCCTGCGAACGCTCGTCCTCCAGGCGGTACGCGTAGTCCCGCAGGCGCTTTCGCGCCGTCTCGACGTCCTTCTGAATCTTGTTCACGCCG
This portion of the Halocalculus aciditolerans genome encodes:
- a CDS encoding GNAT family N-acetyltransferase, whose translation is MDSATVRSANAGDARGVRHVARAAGRAARADAVTDATLDDVFDDTYTEDAIRTAVRESACYYVAVLDADAAKTTDVIGFIHATVDPDAPSTATVHDVAVLPEFWREGVGAALLKAAEHALRAAGVTALTAAPLDGNEVGSAFFRGRGFDPDGDTTGFGDAPATEHTKAFTGPLEPEHDHPSRSSESL
- a CDS encoding RNB domain-containing ribonuclease; amino-acid sequence: MSEEQAAAGTAEGQGPVRISETLGRQLENKREDLFEKFEITDGFPPEVLEEAEERTDGVQEEIQSEVEEREDLREMTTWTTDPVDAQDFDDALSVEERDDEYVLWVHIADVSHYVHPGSAMWEEAIDRGNTVYLSGYTIHMLPPTLAESVCSLVPNEDRLAHTVEMHLDKEHLSFENIEIYKSVIQSDERLTYTQAEERLDDEDAALHEESRLVFDIADRMHEQRKEDGSLVLNPRRDRAHTIIEECMLKANKAVTHELMWNRGVEAVYRVHPQPTPDEWGEALREIQELDGVSIPGSTWDDPRKAVNATLEQAPERQLGKIQWAVMKVMPRAKYMNDPFGGHHALNFEIYGHFTSPIRRMSDLVNHWIVDTNDVPEDLVQLCDHASERQKAGETCEREYKNFLQEVGLDPNQVNNRGIVVDEDVDEIQY
- the ygfZ gene encoding CAF17-like 4Fe-4S cluster assembly/insertion protein YgfZ, which produces MTLIRDTHADYGASFETVGGREYPAEYGRSNRAHRAVRNVVGVTETPYGVVTVSGDDRHEFVNDAVTNEVPTEDGAGCRCFLLDPQGGIEYELTVWVTADSLLVFTPPGRASDLAGEWSEKVFIQDVSVEAATEQFGTFGVHGPKATEKVASVLHGATAPEDAFTFVRGRTADIGVNVARLDDPTGDEGYEVFCAAADAEPVFSTLVTNGLNATPFGRTVYEALTLEAGTPLFDTELEGKIPNVAGQDAAVDYEKGCFVGQEVVSRVHNRGRPSERLVGVSFERDSDVAPGPLDDTNGEITRVADSPMRDATLAFAYVPFTFEDPYVTRDGETGAIEKLPFVETESRSGRTPQYD
- a CDS encoding DUF6432 family protein, which translates into the protein MQAKRQYRDRDTTEVAVLDALVDRREEGMTVFELRSRVDADIDDLEESLSALKSDGLITAESNGEETLIRPADRVVAEDVTAPDGGEESVIAWLRRKLGL
- a CDS encoding DUF7093 family protein gives rise to the protein MGLTCSLLGHDYGEPEVVRNREEQGNEVVETVREVKTCTRCGNEQIVSENTEVRSIRQPEEVGIDEDTTRPGDATSDAGDDDAAADTAQSTSADEAAEAEPSIEDQRIEAETDWPDPDDDGGGSGRSASSGGTPEPSTSASEGSAGGEFEPAQSAEEDDGIILEDTGEEEAGKEQWSEPAGADGENVGELTGEEPTPDGEDVEVMTDTTTTTESTPTDSTRSQETGGSASASTSGSRSTSGTAASSTSSGGDGGWPEAAGVDEGYDATNPADDTDDGESGVSFGGSLTPSRTEETASAAAADEDAELLGSDESDTSAAQPATAAERVDGDAANAEGDAASAGSRADPGAKPEEVLVCGECGHEASPERLSLRAGDICPDCHRGYLESRNVPR
- a CDS encoding DUF5611 family protein — encoded protein: MKEYKMRRGEYLEERIPDLEGTIEEYFGEITGTEEYKGSDLYVVGDPDNPVFKRIVAGAVAYSGKKDKLAVEFEERDAADVIAEGNVDAAEDAVSAKNEFLLEATGRDAKSRRESLKRQVEDDETPDNVS
- a CDS encoding cell division protein SepF produces the protein MGFMEKILGGRGRSTEDYVELDIDMLGSESAADARNTVYIAEIGGQEDVIAIKDAVYDGDIVIADITRLRTKDHTVEHVMDELRQVAREVDGDIVQKGDDQLIIVPSGMAISREKLNR
- a CDS encoding DUF1028 domain-containing protein; translated protein: MTFSICVHETYEGDDGEEHDRFGVAVTTRLPAVGTLCPFVSENAAVATQSLVNVDLGERGVEYIDDGLAVEDALQSLLNADDGQSDRQLHGVDADGSFAFSGDDCRGWYGHTSGDGYTVAGNLLTGESVVTETAAAYEAGRETDAPLIERLIDALGAGQGEGGDKREDLPVQSAAVCVATTEDTDSYYDDLRVDASESPISDLRETYRLAKQGERDALAKYADETGDGEVEHGNETEDGNETNADENAAGAGDGGTDAGGNGE
- a CDS encoding RNA-binding protein, with translation MKVSSRHHLRSDDVSDLNDAIDAHLGVRLDADAYELVEFADEDFDVVLVDGDPLAWYVDDEPFLTVQGANEYPPEAGTVTVDAGAISFVSDGADIMRPGIVDADAGIEAGDLVVVVEETHGKALAIGRALTGGDDMTGSEGKVVENLHRVGDELYEFTV
- a CDS encoding DUF7562 family protein, whose product is MLRRGVDSVTCIACGTSVDEADAYEYHKHGDHTDDHSGDHADDARHDHAGDPPEYLCAACFDDLSPGDRDGLEQLLCGLQAGDVTTREFLTRYADAVQESET
- a CDS encoding geranylgeranyl reductase family protein; the encoded protein is MYDFAVVGVGPPGARFARRAAERGYDVVAFEQGELGTPLACSGHLSLDVWEYVPEAARDDLFQNEIRGARFHVGGAESTPHPFYRVGEPVSNAVDRVQLDKVLADAARDAGADVREHHTVTGVEEHAEGVELTVSGPDGVFTAEARMVAGCDGPRSRVRRELDLPEPEEFLHGVLAFDPEPDDDDFVDVHLTVPGFFAWRIPRGDAGVEYGLAAAPDVSGDVGERFDALVADYGVAERIEHRCSGLIPIGPADRVTSRRGFLIGDAAGMTKPFTGGGILYGMTAADCAAREVDPASPGTLARYEDAWRAELGREIELGKWLRRAYDLPDPVKRAGLWATSGEIRVHMDKPTSALSVDQLKAFLGR
- a CDS encoding NAD(P)-dependent oxidoreductase, with product MRIAVFGAVGRLGEAVVSDAVSAGHTVTAVVPSADAAHEARGLGASRAVVGDPYRGAGIADALDGADAVVFVERERRSADDLGVAAVRVTDAMERAGVRRFVALSGAGARDRPGDRTLPLRLYDALRGVRGTSVRTERAFAGRVADADLDWTVVRAARLTDGRGDGVFQHGYRRVGFRDSVSRENAASFLVSVAESASYVGGMPVVTERMEPKAHASGPLAGGAPMGR